A stretch of Anolis carolinensis isolate JA03-04 unplaced genomic scaffold, rAnoCar3.1.pri scaffold_27, whole genome shotgun sequence DNA encodes these proteins:
- the LOC107983774 gene encoding uncharacterized protein LOC107983774 → MGRERLQAAPGLRGSLGGSGVSGHRLRLPQFPCREHRVLLASVAGRQSFGNHNAAPENRLRGGSGSLLPGGRRSHGREALPAAPRMERRSQGGPQRDGGGSGTERIRGCTEGLPALPRLGRSCHPLCLTSE, encoded by the exons ATGGGGAGAGAGCGTCTGCAAGCAGCTCCCGGCCTGCGGGGGTCTCTTGGGGGCAGTGGTGTCTCTGGTCACCGCCTGCGACTGCCTCAGTTTCCCTGCCGGGAGCACCGGGTACTGCTTGCCTCCGTTGCAGGCCGCCAAAG cTTCGGAAACCACAACGCTGCCCCCGAAAACCGCCTCCGGGGAGGAAGTGGGTCTCTCCTTCCAGGTGGGCGAAGGAGCCACGGACGTGAAGCTCTACCTGCTGCGCCCCGAATGGAACGGAGAAGCCAAGGAGGTCCGCAACGGGACGGCGGTGGTTCTGGAACTGAACGGATCAGAGGCTGCACTGAGGGTCTCCCCGCTCTCCCCAGACTGGGAAGGTCCTGCCACCCCCTCTGTctcacctcagaatag